The proteins below come from a single Drosophila kikkawai strain 14028-0561.14 chromosome 3R, DkikHiC1v2, whole genome shotgun sequence genomic window:
- the LOC108083962 gene encoding uncharacterized protein isoform X2, translating to MFASPLEFDIVLRAKNAGDNLPQLLRQRDRSHRNALHYCAAQDVDQSTDLVAAASIAIAAPELLESADEDGFTPLHLAVIQGNLAMVNLLLANKADVNAVDNEGHSVVHWATVCGEVESLRAVLAAGASVAKPDANGGTPLHYAAQMCGASHDSKQQASSGTSSRLSLEILGILLAHPQSSVDVQDKDGRQPLLWAASAGSAKAVIALVKAGARVESSDKDGLTALHCAGSRGHTECIDTLIGLCGAPTDLIDSNGCTALHYAVTLGHADSTARLLDLEADPNRQDRKGRTPAHCGCSKGQFETLKLLKERGANLWLRNAKGDLPLHEAAASGRRELLEWLLSQRPKQVNTTSNDGRSLLHIAAANDYTDMCKLLLDYGADVNAVYRNSRGLVLTPLDGALQRGHRSTAKFLQANGGQPANKVRLSSRRTGKGNPFHETNAADLVRPLKYMEKEELHDLRSSKKYVVYLKRSDSDNGNENGNGNGHGQGNDPEADCSCSEQTYRKEQRLKHVCRRHKRRQLRRRTSSCGESKHERCSEICRSKSNIEIRRRKSRERYASSSEWEEDGEDDEDSCENCCYHKRQKERVVSRKRSTSSRKSKDRRDSDEDEANHTVQSSPEKGSRKSISVNGEQKPGNPKEQPNTKERPPSASRHQTPPTKEGTFIKSPPQSAKSDKSPLMDTLLVEESHAVELTDEEPEAAKSVVTQVDVHYDAEQLTSKSSEELPSAEAPSPQEEAKVQLSEEETQLVSKEVEQVIKIAATALSSESKSSSEEKPPEKKSESPAEKPEKEFKETPQPDAPTEPAPPSEPPAPEKEAAKPQTAAEKPQPQPNTTVAEGVESEASKPASAGKKREQMEQAEARPKPNPTPTPPSVPNSTPTPTPSTDAKKPTTAQQPRPTPASAPTPTQQEQPQREQESRRSFTLLPSDSADDDPVANPSPNAGTASDEPAAERKSSFQVLKSDDSLGESEDPKRPGRNVSNQVFQVVNEGNSIVQLPSASELEKMEYEYEEYDDEYDEDEADAIDPEHDSALRRFLSSGNRHGVGNSGGAAPGGAAGPGDDNTEGMGNGRKRRLKKRVRSGTKTRSNWKSGQESRDGGSSIAALTTSKDQDSGFEPSPRAERSKIPTLRSAHMPRRPIYATLDGRSCSSRLENRKPGDKGACDMGAVTRSIQRNIRRYYMERKIFQHLLELKSLQIRSSKLNESVLVKRAVDDYHKSCVLLGSETGTRLRRYNFTEFTFKNFELFLYETLKGLQRPGTNNFQNINEVYEEAERRLSPDYNAYEKALQCTTKTHRCLHAAHAYTGIPCAAYIPMMNHHTMPKFGFGPYKKTGSVSSFFLPKILTSGRASSGRAGGTGGGSAGGGSRCNHKVALELSHGKNKQLISLPAEKLDSNKRYYVTFTVKDSSGPSAYQQQRGSTAGEPGGGK from the exons ATGTTCGCCTCGCCGCTGGAGTTTGATATTGTTTTGCGCGCCAAAAATGCTGGCGATAATCTG CCCCAACTGCTGCGGCAGCGGGACAGAAGCCATCGCAACGCGCTGCACTACTGTGCCGCGCAGGACGTTGACCAGAGCACTGACCTCGTGGCGGCCGCCAGTATCGCCATCGCAGCCCCCGAGCTGCTGGAGTCCGCGGACGAGGATGGCTTCACGCCGCTCCACCTGGCCGTTATCCAGGGCAACCTGGCCATGGTCAATCTCTTGTTGGCCAACAAGGCCGACGTGAATGCGGTGGACAACGAGGGTCACTCGGTGGTGCACTGGGCCACGG TATGCGGCGAGGTGGAATCCTTGCGTGCCGTCCTGGCAGCGGGAGCTAGTGTGGCCAAGCCGGACGCCAATGGAGGCACTCCGCTGCATTATGCTGCCCAGATGTGCGGTGCCAGCCACGATAGCAAGCAGCAGGCCAGCTCTGGCACCAGTTCGCGTCTCTCCCTCGAAATTCTGGGCATTTTGTTGGCACATCCCCAGAGCAGTGTCGATGTCCAGGACAAAGACGGACGACAGCCGCTGTTGTGGGCCGCCTCGGCGGGATCGGCCAAGGCGGTGATTGCCCTGGTCAAGGCGGGAGCACGGGTGGAGTCGTCGGATAA AGATGGACTTACCGCCTTGCACTGTGCTGGTTCCAGGGGACACACCGAATGCATTGACACCCTCATTGGCCTCTGTGGTGCTCCCACGGATCTCATCGATTCCAACGGCTGCACGGCTCTACATTATGCGGTTACCTTGGGCCATGCCGATTCCACAGCCAGACTGCTGGACCTGGAAGCGGATCCCAATCGCCAGGATCGCAAGGGACGCACTCCCGCCCATTGTGGCTGCTCCAAGGGCCAGTTCGAGACTCTGAAGCTTCTGAAGGAGCGCGGCGCTAATCTGTGGCTGCGCAACGCCAAGGGTGACCTGCCGCTGCACGAAGCTGCCGCCTCCGGGAGAAGGGAGCTGCTCGAGTGGCTGCTGAGCCAGCGGCCTAAGCAGGTGAATACTACCAGCAATGACGGACGCAGCCTGCTGCACATAGCAGCGGCCAACGATTACACGGACATGTGCAAGCTCCTGCTAGACTATGGGGCGGATGTGAATGCCGTCTACAGGAACTCGCGGGGCTTGGTTCTGACCCCGCTGGATGGAGCACTTCAGCGGGGCCACCGTTCCACGGCCAAGTTTCTGCAGGCCAATGGCGGGCAGCCGGCCAACAAGGTGCGGCTGAGCAGCCGCAGGACGGGGAAGGGGAATCCCTTCCACGAAACCAATGCAGCTGACCTGGTAAGACCGCTCAAGTATATGGAGAAGGAGGAGCTACATGACCTGCGCAGCTCCAAGAAGTACGTGGTCTATCTAAAGCGCTCCGATTCGGACAATGGGAATGAGAACGGGAATGGCAATGGCCATGGTCAGGGCAACGATCCCGAGGCGGATTGCAGTTGCTCCGAGCAGACGTATCGCAAGGAGCAGCGCCTGAAGCACGTCTGCCGGCGGCACAAGCGGAGGCAGCTGAGGAGGCGGACCAGCAGCTGCGGGGAGTCCAAGCACGAGCGCTGTAGCGAGATCTGCCGCTCCAAGAGCAACATCGAGATCAGGCGGCGCAAGTCACGCGAGCGGTATGCCAGCTCCAGCGAGTGGGAGGAGGATGGCGAGGACGACGAGGACTCTTGCGAGAATTGTTGTTACCACAAGCGGCAGAAGGAACGAGTGGTTTCACGCAAGCGTTCCACATCCTCAAGGAAGTCCAAAGACCGTCGGGATAGTGATGAGGACGAGGCGAATCACACCGTACAATCGTCGCCGGAGAAGGGTTCCCGAAAATCCATATCAGTCAACGGAGAACAGAAGCCTGGAAATCCCAAAGAGCAGCCTAACACCAAGGAGAGGCCTCCATCCGCCAGCAGACATCAGACACCTCCCACCAAGGAGGGCACTTTCATCAAGTCGCCACCGCAGAGTGCCAAGAGCGATAAGTCTCCCCTCATGGACACCCTTCTGGTGGAGGAATCCCATGCAGTTGAGCTAACAGACGAGGAGCCCGAGGCGGCCAAGTCGGTGGTGACACAGGTGGATGTCCATTACGATGCCGAGCAGCTTACCTCAAAGTCTTCCGAGGAATTGCCCAGTGCAGAGGCACCTTCTCCTCAGGAGGAGGCTAAGGTGCAGTTGAGCGAAGAGGAGACCCAGCTGGTGTCCAAGGAGGTGGAGCAGGTGATCAAAATAGCAGCTACGGCCCTGAGCAGCGAGTCGAAGAGTTCCAGTGAAGAGAAGCCTCCGGAAAAGAAAAGCGAATCCCCAGCGGAAAAACCTGAAAAGGAGTTTAAGGAAACCCCACAGCCTGACGCTCCAACAGAGCCTGCCCCGCCCTCAGAGCCACCAGCTCCCGAAAAGGAGGCTGCCAAGCCACAGACAGCCGCAGAGAAGCCACAGCCGCAGCCGAATACCACCGTCGCAGAAGGGGTTGAATCTGAGGCTTCAAAACCAGCATCTGCTGGCAAAAAACGCGAGCAGATGGAGCAGGCTGAAGCCAGACCAAAGCCCAATCCCACTCCCACACCCCCTTCGGTGCCCAATTCCACGCCCACTCCCACTCCTTCAACAGATGCAAAAAAGCCTACAACCGCACAACAACCACGACCTACTCCTGCTTCTGCCCCT ACGCCCACCCAACAGGAGCAACCGCAACGGGAACAGGAGTCGAGGCGCTCCTTCACACTCCTGCCCTCCGACTCGGCGGACGATGACCCAGTTGCAAACCCGTCTCCAAATGCAGGTACAGCTTCCGATGAGCCCGCCGCCGAGCGAAAATCGAGCTTCCAGGTGCTGAAGAGCGACGACTCCCTGGGCGAGTCGGAGGATCCCAAGAGACCCGGACGCAATGTCAGCAATCAAGTATTTCAAGTGGTAAACGAAGGCAATTCCATTGTCCAGCTGCCGAGTGCCTCAGAGCTGGAGAAGATGGAGTACGAGTACGAGGAGTATGACGATGAGTACGATGAGGACGAGGCAGATGCCATAGATCCGGAGCACGACAGTGCCCTGCGTCGCTTCCTGAGCAGCGGTAATCGCCATGGTGTGGGCAACtcaggaggagcagcaccaGGAGGCGCAGCCGGACCTGGAGATGACAACACCGAGGGCATGGGCAATGGACGCAAGCGTCGCCTAAAGAAGCGTGTGCGTAGCGGCACCAAGACTCGCAGCAACTGGAAGAGCGGTCAGGAATCCCGCGACGGAGGCAGCAGCATTGCCGCACTGACCACTAGTAAGGATCAGGACTCTGGCTTCGAGCCAAGTCCACGGGCAGAACGCAGCAAGATCCCCACCCTCCGGTCTGCCCACATGCCCCGCCGGCCCATCTATGCCACCCTGGACGGACGCTCCTGCAGCAGTCGGTTGGAGAACCGCAAGCCAGGCGACAAGGGAGCCTGCGACATGGGCGCCGTGACCAGGTCCATTCAGCGGAATATCCGCAG ATACTACATGGAGCGCAAGATTTTCCAGCATCTGCTGGAGCTCAAATCGCTCCAGATCCGCTCCAGCAAGCTCAACGAGTCCGTGCTGGTGAAGCGCGCCGTTGACGACTACCACAAGTCCTGCGTGCTCCTTGGCAGCGAGACGGGAACGCGGCTGAGGCGCTACAACTTCACCGAGTTCACGTTCAAGAACTTTGAGCTCTTCCTCTACGAAACGCTCAAGGGACTCCAGCGGCCGGGCACCAACAACTTCCAGAACATCAACGAGGTCTACGAGGAG GCGGAGCGGCGCCTAAGTCCGGACTACAATGCCTACGAGAAGGCGCTGCAGTGCACCACGAAGACGCACCGCTGCCTCCATGCGGCCCACGCCTACACGGGCATCCCGTGTGCCGCCTACA TTCCCATGATGAATCACCACACGATGCCAAAGTTCGGCTTTGGACCGTACAAGAAGACGGGTAGCGTGAGCAGCTTCTTCCTGCCCAAGATCCTGACCAGCGGCCGCGCTTCCAGCGGCAGGGCAGGTGGCACGGGCGGTGGTAGTGCGGGCGGTGGCAGTCGCTGCAATCACAAGGTGGCCCTGGAGCTGTCACATGGCAAAAATAAACAGCTAATTTCACTGCCGGCGGAGAAGCTGGACAGCAACAAACGGTACTATGTGACGTTTACCGTTAAGGACTCCTCAGGGCCATCGGCGTACCAGCAGCAG
- the LOC108083962 gene encoding uncharacterized protein isoform X1, whose translation MQKRPKPEVGDVTTGPPKPPRLKAAKKYLQFESPLPRRTRAKQGHGQEQKREQQQQQQHPQADKVIAMPDSRQDAAAEAAVDVPETNNEPQTEPRTHPKPDTGQDSVSQSQLQLLLPSQSAAAKKRLAEGCTSLMYACQRGDIYQVLAQMRAKPQLLRQRDRSHRNALHYCAAQDVDQSTDLVAAASIAIAAPELLESADEDGFTPLHLAVIQGNLAMVNLLLANKADVNAVDNEGHSVVHWATVCGEVESLRAVLAAGASVAKPDANGGTPLHYAAQMCGASHDSKQQASSGTSSRLSLEILGILLAHPQSSVDVQDKDGRQPLLWAASAGSAKAVIALVKAGARVESSDKDGLTALHCAGSRGHTECIDTLIGLCGAPTDLIDSNGCTALHYAVTLGHADSTARLLDLEADPNRQDRKGRTPAHCGCSKGQFETLKLLKERGANLWLRNAKGDLPLHEAAASGRRELLEWLLSQRPKQVNTTSNDGRSLLHIAAANDYTDMCKLLLDYGADVNAVYRNSRGLVLTPLDGALQRGHRSTAKFLQANGGQPANKVRLSSRRTGKGNPFHETNAADLVRPLKYMEKEELHDLRSSKKYVVYLKRSDSDNGNENGNGNGHGQGNDPEADCSCSEQTYRKEQRLKHVCRRHKRRQLRRRTSSCGESKHERCSEICRSKSNIEIRRRKSRERYASSSEWEEDGEDDEDSCENCCYHKRQKERVVSRKRSTSSRKSKDRRDSDEDEANHTVQSSPEKGSRKSISVNGEQKPGNPKEQPNTKERPPSASRHQTPPTKEGTFIKSPPQSAKSDKSPLMDTLLVEESHAVELTDEEPEAAKSVVTQVDVHYDAEQLTSKSSEELPSAEAPSPQEEAKVQLSEEETQLVSKEVEQVIKIAATALSSESKSSSEEKPPEKKSESPAEKPEKEFKETPQPDAPTEPAPPSEPPAPEKEAAKPQTAAEKPQPQPNTTVAEGVESEASKPASAGKKREQMEQAEARPKPNPTPTPPSVPNSTPTPTPSTDAKKPTTAQQPRPTPASAPTPTQQEQPQREQESRRSFTLLPSDSADDDPVANPSPNAGTASDEPAAERKSSFQVLKSDDSLGESEDPKRPGRNVSNQVFQVVNEGNSIVQLPSASELEKMEYEYEEYDDEYDEDEADAIDPEHDSALRRFLSSGNRHGVGNSGGAAPGGAAGPGDDNTEGMGNGRKRRLKKRVRSGTKTRSNWKSGQESRDGGSSIAALTTSKDQDSGFEPSPRAERSKIPTLRSAHMPRRPIYATLDGRSCSSRLENRKPGDKGACDMGAVTRSIQRNIRRYYMERKIFQHLLELKSLQIRSSKLNESVLVKRAVDDYHKSCVLLGSETGTRLRRYNFTEFTFKNFELFLYETLKGLQRPGTNNFQNINEVYEEAERRLSPDYNAYEKALQCTTKTHRCLHAAHAYTGIPCAAYIPMMNHHTMPKFGFGPYKKTGSVSSFFLPKILTSGRASSGRAGGTGGGSAGGGSRCNHKVALELSHGKNKQLISLPAEKLDSNKRYYVTFTVKDSSGPSAYQQQRGSTAGEPGGGK comes from the exons ATGCAGAAGCGTCCGAAACCGGAAGTGGGCGACGTGACCACGGGGCCTCCGAAGCCGCCGCGTCTGAAGGCCGCGAAAAAGTATTTGCAGTTCGAGAGTCCGCTGCCGCGAAGGACACGCGCCAAGCAGGGGCATGGGCAGGAACAGaagcgggagcagcagcagcagcagcagcatccccaGGCAGACAAAGTCATTGCTATGCCGGACAGCAGACAGGATGCGGCAGCGGAAGCAGCAGTGGACGTGCCAGAAACAAACAACGAGCCTCAGACCGAGCCAAGGACCCACCCAAAGCCAGATACTGGCCAGGACTCGGTGTCACAgtcgcagttgcagttgctgttgccgtCACAGTCGGCCGCCGCAAAAAAGCGTCTCGCCGAGGGCTGCACCAGCCTCATGTACGCGTGCCAGCGAGGCGACATTTACCAAGTGCTTGCCCAGATGCGCGCCAAG CCCCAACTGCTGCGGCAGCGGGACAGAAGCCATCGCAACGCGCTGCACTACTGTGCCGCGCAGGACGTTGACCAGAGCACTGACCTCGTGGCGGCCGCCAGTATCGCCATCGCAGCCCCCGAGCTGCTGGAGTCCGCGGACGAGGATGGCTTCACGCCGCTCCACCTGGCCGTTATCCAGGGCAACCTGGCCATGGTCAATCTCTTGTTGGCCAACAAGGCCGACGTGAATGCGGTGGACAACGAGGGTCACTCGGTGGTGCACTGGGCCACGG TATGCGGCGAGGTGGAATCCTTGCGTGCCGTCCTGGCAGCGGGAGCTAGTGTGGCCAAGCCGGACGCCAATGGAGGCACTCCGCTGCATTATGCTGCCCAGATGTGCGGTGCCAGCCACGATAGCAAGCAGCAGGCCAGCTCTGGCACCAGTTCGCGTCTCTCCCTCGAAATTCTGGGCATTTTGTTGGCACATCCCCAGAGCAGTGTCGATGTCCAGGACAAAGACGGACGACAGCCGCTGTTGTGGGCCGCCTCGGCGGGATCGGCCAAGGCGGTGATTGCCCTGGTCAAGGCGGGAGCACGGGTGGAGTCGTCGGATAA AGATGGACTTACCGCCTTGCACTGTGCTGGTTCCAGGGGACACACCGAATGCATTGACACCCTCATTGGCCTCTGTGGTGCTCCCACGGATCTCATCGATTCCAACGGCTGCACGGCTCTACATTATGCGGTTACCTTGGGCCATGCCGATTCCACAGCCAGACTGCTGGACCTGGAAGCGGATCCCAATCGCCAGGATCGCAAGGGACGCACTCCCGCCCATTGTGGCTGCTCCAAGGGCCAGTTCGAGACTCTGAAGCTTCTGAAGGAGCGCGGCGCTAATCTGTGGCTGCGCAACGCCAAGGGTGACCTGCCGCTGCACGAAGCTGCCGCCTCCGGGAGAAGGGAGCTGCTCGAGTGGCTGCTGAGCCAGCGGCCTAAGCAGGTGAATACTACCAGCAATGACGGACGCAGCCTGCTGCACATAGCAGCGGCCAACGATTACACGGACATGTGCAAGCTCCTGCTAGACTATGGGGCGGATGTGAATGCCGTCTACAGGAACTCGCGGGGCTTGGTTCTGACCCCGCTGGATGGAGCACTTCAGCGGGGCCACCGTTCCACGGCCAAGTTTCTGCAGGCCAATGGCGGGCAGCCGGCCAACAAGGTGCGGCTGAGCAGCCGCAGGACGGGGAAGGGGAATCCCTTCCACGAAACCAATGCAGCTGACCTGGTAAGACCGCTCAAGTATATGGAGAAGGAGGAGCTACATGACCTGCGCAGCTCCAAGAAGTACGTGGTCTATCTAAAGCGCTCCGATTCGGACAATGGGAATGAGAACGGGAATGGCAATGGCCATGGTCAGGGCAACGATCCCGAGGCGGATTGCAGTTGCTCCGAGCAGACGTATCGCAAGGAGCAGCGCCTGAAGCACGTCTGCCGGCGGCACAAGCGGAGGCAGCTGAGGAGGCGGACCAGCAGCTGCGGGGAGTCCAAGCACGAGCGCTGTAGCGAGATCTGCCGCTCCAAGAGCAACATCGAGATCAGGCGGCGCAAGTCACGCGAGCGGTATGCCAGCTCCAGCGAGTGGGAGGAGGATGGCGAGGACGACGAGGACTCTTGCGAGAATTGTTGTTACCACAAGCGGCAGAAGGAACGAGTGGTTTCACGCAAGCGTTCCACATCCTCAAGGAAGTCCAAAGACCGTCGGGATAGTGATGAGGACGAGGCGAATCACACCGTACAATCGTCGCCGGAGAAGGGTTCCCGAAAATCCATATCAGTCAACGGAGAACAGAAGCCTGGAAATCCCAAAGAGCAGCCTAACACCAAGGAGAGGCCTCCATCCGCCAGCAGACATCAGACACCTCCCACCAAGGAGGGCACTTTCATCAAGTCGCCACCGCAGAGTGCCAAGAGCGATAAGTCTCCCCTCATGGACACCCTTCTGGTGGAGGAATCCCATGCAGTTGAGCTAACAGACGAGGAGCCCGAGGCGGCCAAGTCGGTGGTGACACAGGTGGATGTCCATTACGATGCCGAGCAGCTTACCTCAAAGTCTTCCGAGGAATTGCCCAGTGCAGAGGCACCTTCTCCTCAGGAGGAGGCTAAGGTGCAGTTGAGCGAAGAGGAGACCCAGCTGGTGTCCAAGGAGGTGGAGCAGGTGATCAAAATAGCAGCTACGGCCCTGAGCAGCGAGTCGAAGAGTTCCAGTGAAGAGAAGCCTCCGGAAAAGAAAAGCGAATCCCCAGCGGAAAAACCTGAAAAGGAGTTTAAGGAAACCCCACAGCCTGACGCTCCAACAGAGCCTGCCCCGCCCTCAGAGCCACCAGCTCCCGAAAAGGAGGCTGCCAAGCCACAGACAGCCGCAGAGAAGCCACAGCCGCAGCCGAATACCACCGTCGCAGAAGGGGTTGAATCTGAGGCTTCAAAACCAGCATCTGCTGGCAAAAAACGCGAGCAGATGGAGCAGGCTGAAGCCAGACCAAAGCCCAATCCCACTCCCACACCCCCTTCGGTGCCCAATTCCACGCCCACTCCCACTCCTTCAACAGATGCAAAAAAGCCTACAACCGCACAACAACCACGACCTACTCCTGCTTCTGCCCCT ACGCCCACCCAACAGGAGCAACCGCAACGGGAACAGGAGTCGAGGCGCTCCTTCACACTCCTGCCCTCCGACTCGGCGGACGATGACCCAGTTGCAAACCCGTCTCCAAATGCAGGTACAGCTTCCGATGAGCCCGCCGCCGAGCGAAAATCGAGCTTCCAGGTGCTGAAGAGCGACGACTCCCTGGGCGAGTCGGAGGATCCCAAGAGACCCGGACGCAATGTCAGCAATCAAGTATTTCAAGTGGTAAACGAAGGCAATTCCATTGTCCAGCTGCCGAGTGCCTCAGAGCTGGAGAAGATGGAGTACGAGTACGAGGAGTATGACGATGAGTACGATGAGGACGAGGCAGATGCCATAGATCCGGAGCACGACAGTGCCCTGCGTCGCTTCCTGAGCAGCGGTAATCGCCATGGTGTGGGCAACtcaggaggagcagcaccaGGAGGCGCAGCCGGACCTGGAGATGACAACACCGAGGGCATGGGCAATGGACGCAAGCGTCGCCTAAAGAAGCGTGTGCGTAGCGGCACCAAGACTCGCAGCAACTGGAAGAGCGGTCAGGAATCCCGCGACGGAGGCAGCAGCATTGCCGCACTGACCACTAGTAAGGATCAGGACTCTGGCTTCGAGCCAAGTCCACGGGCAGAACGCAGCAAGATCCCCACCCTCCGGTCTGCCCACATGCCCCGCCGGCCCATCTATGCCACCCTGGACGGACGCTCCTGCAGCAGTCGGTTGGAGAACCGCAAGCCAGGCGACAAGGGAGCCTGCGACATGGGCGCCGTGACCAGGTCCATTCAGCGGAATATCCGCAG ATACTACATGGAGCGCAAGATTTTCCAGCATCTGCTGGAGCTCAAATCGCTCCAGATCCGCTCCAGCAAGCTCAACGAGTCCGTGCTGGTGAAGCGCGCCGTTGACGACTACCACAAGTCCTGCGTGCTCCTTGGCAGCGAGACGGGAACGCGGCTGAGGCGCTACAACTTCACCGAGTTCACGTTCAAGAACTTTGAGCTCTTCCTCTACGAAACGCTCAAGGGACTCCAGCGGCCGGGCACCAACAACTTCCAGAACATCAACGAGGTCTACGAGGAG GCGGAGCGGCGCCTAAGTCCGGACTACAATGCCTACGAGAAGGCGCTGCAGTGCACCACGAAGACGCACCGCTGCCTCCATGCGGCCCACGCCTACACGGGCATCCCGTGTGCCGCCTACA TTCCCATGATGAATCACCACACGATGCCAAAGTTCGGCTTTGGACCGTACAAGAAGACGGGTAGCGTGAGCAGCTTCTTCCTGCCCAAGATCCTGACCAGCGGCCGCGCTTCCAGCGGCAGGGCAGGTGGCACGGGCGGTGGTAGTGCGGGCGGTGGCAGTCGCTGCAATCACAAGGTGGCCCTGGAGCTGTCACATGGCAAAAATAAACAGCTAATTTCACTGCCGGCGGAGAAGCTGGACAGCAACAAACGGTACTATGTGACGTTTACCGTTAAGGACTCCTCAGGGCCATCGGCGTACCAGCAGCAG